TCGCTGGAAACAAGGCTGTGGTCAATGTCCCGATCTCAATACTTATCCTGCTGTTCGTAGAGATAGTACATCTTGGGAGTGGAAGTTAAAAGATTGGGTTTATAGTCGCTCTAATCTATCAGTAGTGACACCCAGCAAATGGTTAACTGAACAGGTGAAGCAAAGTATGCTGAATCGTTTTCCTATTCATCATGTTCCTTATGGAATTGATACAGAAGCCTATCAGCCAATCGACTCAGAAAAATGCCGATATATACTTAATATTCCAAACAATAAAAAAGTTTTAATGTTTGGTGCTGAAAACATTAGCGATTCTCGTAAAGGTGGCGATTTATTAACAGAAGCTTTAACAAAATTACCAGAATCCCTAAAAGCAGAAACCGTATTGCTAACTTTTGGTTACGGTGGAGAAATTATTAGTAATGCTGTCGGAATTGAGACTGTAAATCTTGGCTATGTTAGCAGCGATCGCTTAAAATCTATTGCCTATTCTGCTGCCGATTTATTCATTTTTCCCACCCGTGCAGATAACTTACCTCTAGTCTTACAAGAAAGCATGGCTTGTGGAACACCAATGGTATCTTTCAAGATTGGCGGTGTTCCTGATTTAGTTCGTCACAATATTACAGGTTATTTAGCTACTCCCGAAGATTCTAATGATTTTTGTCAGGGAATTATTCAGCTTTTAGAAGACGATCGATTAAGAGCAGAAATGAAACAAAACTGTAGAGCGATCGCACTAGATGAATATTCTCTTGAACTTCAAGGACAGAGATACATCGAACTGTATCAAAATGCTTTGCAGAATTAAAAATAGAGACGCTGAATTGCTTCTTAATAAGATTATCCAAAACTTAGCTTATTTATTCCATACCTAAAATGTCAGTTTTAAGCACACAGATTACTTTAGAAGATTTACCCGCACCACCACCAGATAAGATAGGATGGCCCTGGACAGAAGCCAGTCAACTTTTGCCTCCAAATATGCCAGATGGTCAACCTTGGCCTTTAATTAGCATTATTACACCTAGCTATAACCAAAGCCGTTTTTTAGAGAAAACTATTCGCTCGGTATTACTGCAAAGTTATCCTAATTTGGAGTATATCGTGATTGATGGTGGAAGTAGCGATCGCAGTGTAGATATTATTAAAAAGTACGAGTCTTACTTAACATATTGGGTTAGCGAGAAAGATAAAGGACAAGCTCACGCTATTAACAAAGGGTTTGATCGAGCTACAGGTAAAATTTTTGCATGGTTAAATAGCGATGATATTTATCTTCCCGAAGCTTTATCTTTAGTTGCAGAAAGGTTTAACCAAGAAGATAATCATACTGGCGCATTAGTTGGAATCGGTCATAAAGTAGATGAAACAGGAAAAATAGTTTATACTCCGCCGCGAGGACCTGAATTAAACTTTCAGTCTTTTCTTAACTGGCATAAATCTCATTTTATGCAGCCATCCTGTTTTTTCACTAGGGAAGCATGGGAACTCTGCGGACTTTTAGATGAGAGCCTTAATTACTGTATGGATGTAGATTTATGGCTCAAAATATCTCAAAAATTCTTTTTTAAAAAACTAGATACAGTATTATCTCATGCCACCGTTCATCAAGAGGCAAAGACTACGGCTCAAAAAGAGCAAACTATTGTAGAGAATGCGCTTTTAATTATGGATTATGGCGCAAGAGATATTGCTTATCAAGATTTGATGGGGCTAGCTGATGCTTTAGTCGATGCTAATCAAAAAATTCAATCGATTACATTTAGTCCAGTTTATAAAATTATTGGACCAATTTATCGAATAGTCAGATATGTTAATCAATTTTTTGGTGATTTAATTAAAAAATATTCTTGTAAAATCTTTAATAGAATCGACCGAAATGTTTGATAAAAAAGTTATCCTTTTTGCACCTGATTTCAAGCCTTTAACTGGTGGCGTAGCGGAATATACATACCATCTTGCAAAAGAATTAAATGAGTTAAATAAGCTTGATCGTGTCATTACTACAATCCATCAAGAACAACAATATGAATTTACTGTTGAAGGTTTAAACAAGCAAAAACACGATCGTCATTTAGGAAAAAGACCAGGAGACAATATTGCTTTGGGGCGTAAAATAAATTCTTTAATTTATTTTGGTAAATTATATTTATTTACTTTAGCAAGCTTTATCAAAATTTTAATAGCTCGTAAATCTACATCTTTGCTAATAACGTATACAGAAAATCTTTATTCCAAAATAATTATTAGGTTATGCAATTTACTTACCATAGAATATGGTGTTTGTATACATGGATTGGATGTAATTAAATTATCTACAGAAGATAAATTTTATTTGCAAGAGATTGGACAAAATGCTAAACCAATAATTTTTAACTCTTTAGCAACTCAAAATTTATTTAAATCTTTATTCTCTGATATTAATAGTAATTCTTATTTATTATATCCAGGTATAAATACTAACGATTGCGAAAGACTAGCTTTTTTTTCTATAGAGCAGCTTGAAGAAAGATTTAAGATTAATTTAAAAAATAAGACTATTATCTTATCTGTTGCCAGACATATTAAAAGAAAAGGTTTAGATATTGGAATTAAAGCTGCTGCTTTATTATACAAAGAATATGATAATTTTATTTATCTTATTGCTGGAGATGGAGCGGAATTTAGTAATTATAAAGCTTTGATTACAGCTCATAATCTCCAAAACAAAGTCTTTTTAATAGAAAAAATTACTGAATCAGAAAAGTTTAGTTTGTTAAATTTAAGTTCAATATTTCTTATGCCTAATCGCGGATTGAATAATACTGACTTTGAAGGCTTTGGTATTAGTTTTATTGAAGCATCTTATTTTAAAAATGTAATTATTGGAGGCAGAAATGGCGGTGCAGTAGAAGCAGTAAAAGATAAAATTACTGGGTTTTTAGTAGATACAGAACAAGAAAAAGCGGAACGAGAAGTAAGTAATATACTTAAAAACTTAATCGATAATCCTCATTTAATTAATAAAATGGGTAACGAAGGTAAAAAGTATGTATTAGAAAATTTCGTGACAAAAAATATAGTTTTTAACTTTGCCAAAAATCTAACTAGATTATTTGTCAAATCAGCAATGAAGTAACAATATTTCTTAAGTAATAAAATTTGTGCGGTCATGAATTCTTTAGTTTCTGTTATCATTCCTTGTTATAATTCCGAACGCTGGATTACCGAAGCGATCGACAGTATTTTAGCTCAAACTTATCCAAATATTGAAATAATTGTTGTCGATGATGATTCGACAGATTCTAGTTTATAAATTATCAAAACTTATGGCGATCAAAATTCAATATTCAGATGTAAAAAAGAATGATTAAGCTTATTAAAATATTACGCAAACTAAACTTACTCGATTGCTTTAGTTTATTGAAAAATATTAAAATTAATAATACTCAAATAAAAATCCCACTAATTAATGGTTTAGGTTATGATTTGTTGAATGCAGCACGTCGCGAATGTTGGCTAGACAATATTATTCAAAGTGCTTTGAAAACTAAGAAAGGAATATTTATTGATGTTGGAGTAAACCTAGGTCAGACTCTTTTAAAAGTAAAGTCTACTCAGTTAAATAATAACTATATTGGTTTTGAGCCAAATTCAATTTGCTCTACCTATGTTAAAAAACTAATTAGTGTTAATAATTGGCATAATTGTCACATTATTCCTGTTGGTTTGGCAAATGAATCTTCTGTATTAAGTTTATTCATGAACAATGATATAGACCCCTCAGCAAGTATTGCTCAAGATTTTAGAGATGAAACTTTCTATTCTTCTCATACCTATGTTCCCGTATTTCAAGGAGATTATTTATTAAGTCAACTTGGGGTTAATTCAATTTCAGTTATTAAAATTGATGTAGAAGGAGCAGAACTTGAAGTAATTCAAGGTCTTCAAAACTCAATAGCCAAGTATAATCCGTACATTTTGTGCGAAGTTCTTCCCGTTTACAATTCAAATACTACTCAAGTAAACTCAAGAAAAAGAAAACAAGATTTATTAGAAAATCTCATCAAAGAAAGTGGCTATAAAATCTACAGAATTATGCATGACGGCAAACTTATGGCTATAAATACAATTGGCGTGCATTCCGATCTTTCTATTTGCGAGTATATTTTTGTACCTGAAGCACATGAGGCTAATTTTTTCAAATCTTATTTATCTAATACTACCGAATATACAAATGAATATTCGGTAGTAACAAACTAAGGTATTTCTTAAACAATAAAATTTAGGTAATTATGAA
The sequence above is a segment of the Coleofasciculaceae cyanobacterium genome. Coding sequences within it:
- a CDS encoding glycosyltransferase family 4 protein, translated to MKILHINQSDTAGGAAIAGYRLHQDLLDLGIDSRLLVGVAKTKSDRIATVKRKQRLENQICRLSSRLGLNYLNLISSFDIPKHKFFQEADVLNFHNLHTGYFNYLTIPKLTKNKPAVFTLHDMWSFTGHCAYSYDCDRWKQGCGQCPDLNTYPAVRRDSTSWEWKLKDWVYSRSNLSVVTPSKWLTEQVKQSMLNRFPIHHVPYGIDTEAYQPIDSEKCRYILNIPNNKKVLMFGAENISDSRKGGDLLTEALTKLPESLKAETVLLTFGYGGEIISNAVGIETVNLGYVSSDRLKSIAYSAADLFIFPTRADNLPLVLQESMACGTPMVSFKIGGVPDLVRHNITGYLATPEDSNDFCQGIIQLLEDDRLRAEMKQNCRAIALDEYSLELQGQRYIELYQNALQN
- a CDS encoding glycosyltransferase family A protein; translation: MNSLVSVIIPCYNSERWITEAIDSILAQTYPNIEIIVVDDDSTDSSL
- a CDS encoding FkbM family methyltransferase; translated protein: MIKLIKILRKLNLLDCFSLLKNIKINNTQIKIPLINGLGYDLLNAARRECWLDNIIQSALKTKKGIFIDVGVNLGQTLLKVKSTQLNNNYIGFEPNSICSTYVKKLISVNNWHNCHIIPVGLANESSVLSLFMNNDIDPSASIAQDFRDETFYSSHTYVPVFQGDYLLSQLGVNSISVIKIDVEGAELEVIQGLQNSIAKYNPYILCEVLPVYNSNTTQVNSRKRKQDLLENLIKESGYKIYRIMHDGKLMAINTIGVHSDLSICEYIFVPEAHEANFFKSYLSNTTEYTNEYSVVTN
- a CDS encoding glycosyltransferase family 2 protein codes for the protein MSVLSTQITLEDLPAPPPDKIGWPWTEASQLLPPNMPDGQPWPLISIITPSYNQSRFLEKTIRSVLLQSYPNLEYIVIDGGSSDRSVDIIKKYESYLTYWVSEKDKGQAHAINKGFDRATGKIFAWLNSDDIYLPEALSLVAERFNQEDNHTGALVGIGHKVDETGKIVYTPPRGPELNFQSFLNWHKSHFMQPSCFFTREAWELCGLLDESLNYCMDVDLWLKISQKFFFKKLDTVLSHATVHQEAKTTAQKEQTIVENALLIMDYGARDIAYQDLMGLADALVDANQKIQSITFSPVYKIIGPIYRIVRYVNQFFGDLIKKYSCKIFNRIDRNV
- a CDS encoding glycosyltransferase family 4 protein, giving the protein MFDKKVILFAPDFKPLTGGVAEYTYHLAKELNELNKLDRVITTIHQEQQYEFTVEGLNKQKHDRHLGKRPGDNIALGRKINSLIYFGKLYLFTLASFIKILIARKSTSLLITYTENLYSKIIIRLCNLLTIEYGVCIHGLDVIKLSTEDKFYLQEIGQNAKPIIFNSLATQNLFKSLFSDINSNSYLLYPGINTNDCERLAFFSIEQLEERFKINLKNKTIILSVARHIKRKGLDIGIKAAALLYKEYDNFIYLIAGDGAEFSNYKALITAHNLQNKVFLIEKITESEKFSLLNLSSIFLMPNRGLNNTDFEGFGISFIEASYFKNVIIGGRNGGAVEAVKDKITGFLVDTEQEKAEREVSNILKNLIDNPHLINKMGNEGKKYVLENFVTKNIVFNFAKNLTRLFVKSAMK